From the Fulvia fulva chromosome 2, complete sequence genome, one window contains:
- a CDS encoding Tubulin alpha chain — protein sequence MREVISLNVGQAGCQIANSCWELYCLEHGIQPDGYLTEERKAADDDHGFSTFFSETGNGKYVPRTIYCDLEPNVVDEVRTGAYRSLFHPEQMITGKEDASNNYARGHYTVGKELIDQVLDKVRHVADNCSGLQGFLVFHSFGGGTGSGFGALLMERLSVDYGKKCKLEFCVYPAPQVATSVVEPYNSILTTHTTLEHSDCSFMVDNEAIYDICRRNLGIERPNYENLNRLIAQVVSSITASLRFDGSLNVDLNEFQTNLVPYPRIHFPLVAYAPIVSAAKAAHEANSVQEISMSCFEPNSQMVKCDPRNGKYMATCLLYRGDVVPKDVHQAVATLKTKRTIQFVDWCPTGFKIGICYQPPQMVPNGDLAKVNRAVCMLSNTTAIAEAWSALSHKFDLMYSKRAFVHWYVGEGMEEGEFSEAREDLAALERDYEEVAADSAEGEEGAEAEY from the exons ATGCGTGAAGTCATCAGCTTGAACG TCGGCCAGGCCGGTTGCCAGATCGCCAACAGCTGCTGGGAG CTGTACTGCCTCGAGCACGGCATCCAGCCTGACGGCTACCTCACCGAGGAGCGCAAGGCCGCCGACGACGACCATGGCTTCTCCACCTTCTTCTCGGAAACTG GCAACGGCAAGTACGTGCCACGCACCATCTACTGCGATCTCGAGCCCAACGTCGTCGATGAGGTCCGCACCGGTGCCTACCGCAGCCTCTTCCACCCAGAACAGATGATTACTGGCAAGGAGGATGCCTCGAACAACTACGCCCGTGGCCACTACACCGTCGGCAAAGAGCTCATTGACCAGGTCCTTGACAAGGTCCGACATGTCGCAGACAACTGCTCGGGTCTGCAAGGTTTCCTCGTCTTCCACAGCTTCGGTGGTGGTACCGGATCTGGTTTCGGTGCTCTTTTGATGGAGCGCCTCTCTGTGGACTACGGCAAGAAGTGCAAGCTCGAGTTCTGTGTGTACCCAGCACCACAGGTCGCCACCTCTGTCGTCGAGCCATACAACTCGATCTTGACTACCCACACCACCCTCGAGCACTCCGACTGCTCGTTCATGGTCGACAACGAGGCCATCTACGACATCTGCCGCCGCAACCTCGGCATTGAGCGACCAAACTACGAGAACCTCAACCGCCTGATTGCTCAGGTCGTCTCTTCCATCACCGCCTCGCTCCGCTTCGACGGCTCGCTGAACGTCGATCTCAACGAGTTCCAGACCAACTTGGTGCCATACCCACGCATCCACTTCCCACTGGTTGCCTATGCACCAATTGTCTCCGCAGCCAAGGCCGCGCACGAGGCCAACAGCGTCCAGGAGATCAGCATGTCCTGCTTCGAGCCCAACAGCCAGATGGTCAAGTGTGACCCACGCAACGGCAAGTACATGGCCACTTGCTTGCTCTACCGCGGAGACGTCGTTCCAAAGGACGTCCACCAGGCAGTTGCCACCCTCAAGACCAAGCGCACCATCCAGTTCGTCGACTGGTGCCCAACTGGCTTCAAGATTGGTATCTGCTACCAGCCACCGCAGATGGTGCCGAATGGCGACCTCGCCAAGGTCAACCGCGCCGTCTGCATGCTGTCCAACACCACCGCCATTGCGGAGGCGTGGTCCGCTCTCTCGCACAAGTTCGACCTCATGTACAGCAAGCGTGCCTTCGTCCACTGGTACGTTGGTGAGGGTATGGAGGAGGGTGAGTTCTCCGAGGCTCGTGAGGACTTGGCTGCGCTCGAGCGCGACTACGAGGAGGTTGCTGCAGACTCTGCCGAGGGTGAGGAGGGCGCTGAGGCCGAGTACTAG
- a CDS encoding ATP-binding cassette sub-family A member 17: MVFVRQTWTLCAKTLRIVFLRHWLGTLTRAFLAPIIFSFIISYSKNFFVPPSDFGIGTARTLRSLSDAVGASAGGRNTVVFVDNGFTGGDISRVIEQISASITAQGKTIQNLQSRKDMLTTCPSTIRGVSPCFAAVVFESSPTEGPDGIWNYTIQADGSFGERIYVDSDSNDAEIYALPLQHAIDNAIASLNGTTLPDNVQQYPFTSQNSAERDRSINRAYMGALIDILGVAYFIGIVGICYQLTGQMAQERELGMSQLIEAMMPNKQRWLPQAARLLAMHVSFDILYFPSWVIMGIIVGVLNYPKSNLGIPLAYFIISGLALSSWSIAFASLFRKSQLSGITVTIVSIVLAIIIQVVGPVSTGAAAILSLLFPSINFTLFIIYMAHWQQQSLPTNLAEAAPNAPWRIPGYVFFVFCAIQFLVYPFIGAIIERTLFGTASKSRQLRYATDDTAETVKVTSLSKHYPPGWFARKIMSRLTKHPQQTVFAVNNVDFSVLRGQIMVLLGANGSGKSTTLDTLAGLQKPTSGTIEMDATGGVGLCPQKNVLWNELTVYEHVKIFNRLKADTVDSKLQMQELVSACDLDLKINARTETLSGGQKRKCQLAMMLTGGSRICMLDEVSSGLDPLSRRKIWDIILAERGKRSMLLTTHFLDEADLLSDDIMILSKGNLVAHGSAVELKHHLGGGYRVRIYKEDEKALPEKLAATPNQVYHDQTVYNLTDSAAVAHFIAELERSGVRDYQVNGPTIEDVFLKLAEEVKEELEKDREPSPTPSTVDAVDAPVHEKGLKLIPGKNLSFLGQTWVLFRKRATILRRNKWPYLAALLIPIIAAGLVTLFVQDLQPLSCDPSAQVSEADIANLASELADAALIPAGPSGQVPAELLNQPSFRPVDSLTAFNDFVVDRYHNVTPGGFFIGDTPTFAYRGNYGLNFAVVTQNLLDVSLSGVDIATSYRAFATPFAPDAGQTLQFILYFGLAMCAFPGFFALYTNIERLRNVRALHYSNGVRAGPLWIAYTAFDFVIVLLVSAISVIIFVGASDVYYAPGYLFVVFALYGLSATLMSYVVSLFTTSQLATFAFAAGGQCCFFLLYFVAYMCIITYSQAADIDHNVTIMHFTLALIFPSGNLLRALLLTFNEFSLLCRGRQTASYPGDITVYGGTVLYLILQSAILIGVLVWYDSGWRPGFLARSSYRAPDAEEIEDVDPEVYGEAARIEDSQDQLKVQHVTKAFGSNVAVDNVSFGVTHGETFALLGPNGAGKSTTIGLIRGDTRPSGKAGDILIEETSIIRHRAVARANLGVCPQFDAMDQMTAIEHLKFYARARGVRDVEHNVDQVVHAVGLAPFKNRMAAKLSGGNKRKLSLGIALMGNPSVLLLDEPSSGLDAASKRVMWRTLRSVSEGRSLVLTTHSMEEADALADRAGIMAKRMLALGTSDELRKKHGDAHHVHVVHKDAPYSTDDAMNGIKTFIRNTFPGATTEERVFHGQLRFSVPNDRTAHQNDEYSLDSIDLHDKKGALMTVSPASGLSANSISALFQQLEQNKETLGFGYYGVSQATLDQVFLSIVSKHNVQEENYQKTHKQHLDTWGKVKKGVATVYHNA, translated from the coding sequence ATGGTGTTCGTCCGGCAAACATGGACTCTGTGCGCGAAGACGCTCAGGATCGTCTTCTTGAGACATTGGCTGGGTACCTTGACACGAGCATTCCTGGCACCCATCATCTTCAGCTTCATCATATCGTACTCGAAGAACTTCTTCGTGCCTCCTAGCGACTTCGGAATTGGCACAGCGAGGACTCTACGATCTCTGAGTGATGCCGTCGGAGCATCTGCTGGAGGTCGCAATACTGTCGTGTTTGTCGATAATGGATTCACTGGAGGCGACATTTCGAGAGTCATCGAGCAGATCTCGGCATCTATTACGGCGCAAGGAAAGACAATACAGAATTTGCAGAGCCGGAAAGACATGTTGACAACATGCCCAAGCACAATCCGTGGAGTCTCTCCCTGCTTTGCGGCTGTTGTCTTCGAATCATCGCCCACCGAAGGCCCAGACGGGATCTGGAACTACACAATCCAAGCTGATGGCTCGTTTGGTGAGAGGATATATGTGGACTCTGACAGCAACGATGCAGAGATCTATGCTCTTCCATTACAACACGCCATCGACAACGCCATCGCGTCTTTGAACGGCACGACGCTTCCTGACAATGTTCAGCAGTACCCGTTCACGTCTCAGAACTCGGCAGAGCGAGACCGAAGCATCAACCGCGCATATATGGGGGCTCTGATCGATATCCTTGGTGTTGCCTACTTCATCGGGATTGTGGGAATATGTTATCAGCTTACGGGGCAGATGGCGCAGGAGCGCGAGCTGGGCATGTCACAGCTCATCGAGGCCATGATGCCGAACAAACAACGTTGGCTGCCACAGGCGGCTCGGCTCCTCGCCATGCACGTATCTTTCGACATCCTTTACTTCCCAAGTTGGGTCATCATGGGCATTATCGTTGGAGTCTTGAACTATCCCAAGTCGAACCTGGGCATTCCGCTGGCATACTTCATCATATCTGGGCTCGCGCTATCTTCCTGGTCCATCGCCTTCGCGTCGCTTTTCAGAAAGTCTCAGCTCTCCGGCATTACTGTCACGATTGTTTCGATTGTCCTGGCAATCATCATTCAGGTGGTCGGGCCAGTGTCTACTGGTGCAGCAGCTATTCTCAGCCTGCTGTTTCCATCGATCAACTTCACGCTGTTTATAATCTACATGGCTCACTGGCAACAGCAGTCACTGCCTACCAATCTTGCAGAGGCTGCTCCAAACGCACCTTGGAGAATACCCGGCTATGTGTTTTTCGTCTTCTGCGCGATACAATTCTTGGTCTACCCGTTCATTGGCGCCATCATCGAGCGCACACTTTTCGGTACTGCTTCCAAGTCGCGACAGTTGCGCTATGCTACGGACGACACAGCGGAGACTGTCAAAGTCACATCACTTAGCAAGCACTACCCACCTGGTTGGTTCGCACGAAAGATTATGTCGCGGCTCACAAAGCACCCACAACAGACCGTTTTCGCTGTGAACAACGTCGACTTTTCAGTGCTTCGAGGACAGATCATGGTGCTCCTAGGTGCTAACGGTAGCGGCAAGAGTACGACTCTTGACACTCTAGCTGGGTTACAGAAGCCTACTAGCGGAACTATCGAGATGGACGCCACCGGTGGCGTTGGCTTGTGCCCACAGAAGAACGTGCTTTGGAATGAGCTCACAGTCTACGAGCACGTCAAGATATTCAACAGGCTTAAGGCAGACACGGTTGACAGCAAACTGCAGATGCAGGAGCTTGTTTCAGCTTGTGACCTCGATCTCAAGATCAACGCTCGTACAGAGACATTGTCTGGAGGCCAGAAGAGAAAATGTCAGCTTGCTATGATGTTGACAGGAGGATCTCGCATCTGCATGTTGGATGAAGTCAGCTCTGGACTAGACCCTCTGAGCCGACGAAAGATCTGGGATATCATCTTGGCTGAGCGTGGCAAGCGCTCTATGCTACTCACCACGCACTTCCTTGATGAGGCAGACCTGCTCTCTGACGATATCATGATCTTGTCCAAGGGCAATCTCGTAGCGCACGGGTCCGCTGTGGAATTGAAGCACCATCTAGGAGGTGGATATCGCGTCCGGATCTACAAAGAAGACGAGAAGGCTTTGCCCGAGAAGCTCGCAGCTACGCCCAACCAAGTGTACCACGATCAGACAGTCTACAACCTGACCGACTCTGCTGCTGTGGCGCACTTTATTGCTGAGCTGGAACGCAGCGGTGTTCGCGACTATCAAGTCAACGGCCCTACCATTGAGGACGTATTCCTTAAGCTGGCAGAGGAGGTCAAAGAGGAGCTCGAAAAGGACCGGGAACCTAGCCCTACGCCATCTACTGTCGATGCCGTGGACGCACCAGTCCATGAGAAGGGCCTGAAGCTGATCCCAGGAAAGAATCTATCTTTCCTTGGACAGACTTGGGTACTCTTCCGCAAGAGAGCTACGATATTGAGGAGGAACAAGTGGCCATATTTGGCCGCTTTGCTCATCCCTATTATTGCAGCTGGTCTCGTGACCCTTTTTGTACAAGACCTCCAGCCGCTGTCCTGCGACCCAAGCGCTCAAGTGTCAGAAGCTGACATTGCAAACCTTGCATCTGAGCTTGCAGATGCTGCCCTAATTCCAGCTGGTCCCAGTGGGCAAGTGCCGGCTGAGCTGCTGAATCAACCTTCCTTCCGACCCGTGGACTCGTTGACCGCATTCAACGACTTCGTGGTCGACAGATACCACAACGTCACCCCGGGAGGGTTCTTCATCGGTGACACGCCGACCTTCGCCTATAGAGGAAACTATGGGTTGAACTTCGCTGTTGTAACCCAGAATCTCCTGGACGTTAGCCTCAGCGGAGTGGATATCGCTACCTCCTACCGGGCGTTTGCTACGCCATTCGCCCCCGATGCCGGGCAGACGCTGCAGTTCATCCTCTACTTCGGTTTGGCAATGTGCGCCTTCCCTGGTTTCTTTGCTCTCTACACCAACATAGAGCGTCTTCGCAACGTGCGAGCTCTCCATTACAGCAACGGTGTCCGAGCCGGTCCACTGTGGATCGCATACACAGCCTTCGACTTCGTCATCGTACTACTGGTCAGTGCCATTTCGGTCATCATCTTTGTCGGCGCCTCAGATGTCTACTACGCTCCAGGATATCTCTTCGTGGTCTTTGCTCTCTACGGACTCTCCGCAACTCTGATGTCTTACGTGGTTTCTCTCTTCACCACAAGTCAGCTAGCAACCTTTGCCTTCGCGGCAGGCGGGCAATGCTGCTTCTTTCTGCTCTACTTTGTGGCCTACATGTGTATCATCACATATTCTCAAGCTGCCGACATCGATCACAATGTGACGATTATGCACTTCACACTGGCATTGATCTTCCCGTCCGGAAACCTACTGAGAGCGCTGCTCTTGACCTTCAACGAGTTCTCATTGCTTTGCAGAGGCAGACAAACTGCATCGTACCCAGGAGACATCACAGTCTATGGAGGAACTGTTCTATACCTGATCCTCCAGTCTGCGATACTGATTGGCGTCTTGGTCTGGTATGACAGTGGCTGGAGGCCAGGCTTCCTTGCGCGCTCAAGCTACCGGGCGCCAGACGCTGAAGAAATCGAGGACGTTGACCCTGAAGTTTACGGAGAAGCAGCGCGCATCGAGGATTCGCAAGACCAGTTGAAGGTTCAGCATGTCACCAAGGCCTTCGGAAGCAATGTAGCGGTCGACAACGTGAGCTTCGGCGTAACGCACGGCGAGACATTCGCGCTGCTTGGTCCGAACGGTGCAGGTAAAAGTACTACGATTGGTCTCATCAGAGGAGACACTCGTCCCAGCGGCAAAGCTGGCGACATCTTGATCGAGGAGACTTCAATCATTCGCCATCGGGCAGTAGCACGGGCAAACCTAGGTGTCTGCCCACAGTTCGACGCCATGGATCAGATGACTGCAATTGAGCATCTCAAGTTCTATGCCCGAGCTCGCGGTGTGCGCGATGTCGAGCACAACGTTGATCAGGTCGTCCATGCTGTCGGTCTTGCACCTTTCAAGAACAGGATGGCCGCCAAGCTGTCCGGTGGTAACAAGCGAAAATTGAGCTTGGGTATTGCACTCATGGGCAACCCATCAGTATTACTACTCGACGAGCCTAGCTCTGGACTGGACGCTGCAAGCAAGCGAGTTATGTGGCGGACTCTGAGAAGCGTGTCAGAAGGACGATCGCTTGTCTTGACGACCCATTCTATGGAAGAAGCAGATGCATTGGCCGACCGAGCCGGTATCATGGCAAAGCGTATGCTTGCCCTCGGTACCAGCGACGAACTCCGCAAGAAGCACGGAGACGCCCATCATGTGCACGTTGTCCACAAAGATGCTCCATACAGCACAGACGATGCCATGAACGGAATCAAGACCTTCATCCGCAACACCTTTCCAGGAGCCACAACAGAAGAGCGCGTCTTCCACGGCCAGCTTCGTTTCAGCGTTCCGAACGACCGCACAGCACATCAAAATGACGAGTATTCTCTCGACAGCATCGATTTACACGACAAGAAGGGAGCTCTCATGACCGTCTCCCCAGCAAGCGGTCTTTCTGCAAACAGTATCAGCGCACTCTTCCAGCAGCTTGAGCAGAATAAGGAAACGCTGGGCTTCGGCTACTATGGTGTCTCGCAAGCGACACTCGACCAGGTTTTCTTAAGCATTGTCAGCAAACATAATGTACAGGAAGAGAATTATCAGAAAACACACAAACAGCACCTTGATACGTGGGGAAAGGTGAAGAAAGGTGTAGCGACAGTATACCATAACGCTTGA